Proteins encoded within one genomic window of Brassica oleracea var. oleracea cultivar TO1000 unplaced genomic scaffold, BOL UnpScaffold00796, whole genome shotgun sequence:
- the LOC106320091 gene encoding uncharacterized protein LOC106320091 isoform X2, translated as MWWWCSSGKGRSNLERFLLGFTPKPPSFSLPLGKEEETEYFRLGDLWDCYDELSAYGFGSQVDLNNGETVMQYYVPYLSAIQIQTTRPAMMSRNQNEVVESESSECWSDSESEKVMSRSMSNDSSRTWDDVSDDSVYDPDGTPLLQDRLGYIEFKYIERDPPYKRVPLTDKINELAEKYPGLMTLRSVDISPASWMAVAWYPIYHIPTCKNEKDLKTGFLTYHTLSSSFQDNVVVGDQEEIECCEESVMNKRIPLPPFGLATYKMQGDLWGKTGFDQDRLVYLQSAADSWLKQLNVDHHDFNFFMNSSF; from the exons ATGTGGTGGTGGTGTTCTTCGGGAAAAGGTCGTTCTAATCTGGAGAGGTTTCTCTTAGGATTCACTCCCAAAcctccttctttctctcttcctctg gggaaagaagaggagactGAGTATTTCAGGCTTGGTGATCTTTGGGACTGTTATGATGAGCTAAGTGCTTATGGCTTTGGATCACAGGTTGATTTAAACAATGGTGAAACGGTTATGCAGTATTATGTCCCATATCTATCAGCCATCCAAATCCAAACTACCAGACCAGCTATGATGTCCAG GAACCAGAATGAGGTGGTTGAATCTGAGAGTAGTGAGTGTTGGAGCGATAGTGAGAGCGAGAAGGTGATGTCAAGGTCAATGAGCAATGATTCGAGCAGAACATGGGATGATGTCTCTGATGATTCTGTTTATGATCCGGATGGCACACCACTACTGCAAGATAGACTTGGTTACATTGAGTTTAAGTACATTGAAAGAGATCCTCCTTACAAGCGGGTTCCCTTAACCGACAAG ATAAACGAATTGGCTGAGAAGTATCCTGGATTGATGACCTTAAGGAGTGTAGATATATCTCCTGCAAGTTGGATGGCTGTTGCATG GTATCCGATATATCACATCCCAACCTGCAAGAACGAGAAAGATTTAAAGACAGGCTTCTTAACTTACCatactttatcttcttcttttcaag ATAATGTGGTGGTGGGAGATCAAGAAGAGATAGAGTGTTGTGAAGAATCTGTCATGAACAAGAGAATCCCATTGCCTCCATTTGGTTTAGCTACTTACAAAATGCAAGGAGACCTCTGGGGAAAGACAGGGTTTGATCAGGACCGGTTGGTTTATCTTCAAAGTGCTGCGGATTCATGGTTGAAACAGCTGAATGTTGATCACCATGACTTTAACTTCTTCATGAACTCCAGCTTTTAA
- the LOC106320091 gene encoding uncharacterized protein LOC106320091 isoform X1, translating to MWWWCSSGKGRSNLERFLLGFTPKPPSFSLPLQQGKEEETEYFRLGDLWDCYDELSAYGFGSQVDLNNGETVMQYYVPYLSAIQIQTTRPAMMSRNQNEVVESESSECWSDSESEKVMSRSMSNDSSRTWDDVSDDSVYDPDGTPLLQDRLGYIEFKYIERDPPYKRVPLTDKINELAEKYPGLMTLRSVDISPASWMAVAWYPIYHIPTCKNEKDLKTGFLTYHTLSSSFQDNVVVGDQEEIECCEESVMNKRIPLPPFGLATYKMQGDLWGKTGFDQDRLVYLQSAADSWLKQLNVDHHDFNFFMNSSF from the exons ATGTGGTGGTGGTGTTCTTCGGGAAAAGGTCGTTCTAATCTGGAGAGGTTTCTCTTAGGATTCACTCCCAAAcctccttctttctctcttcctctg CAAcaggggaaagaagaggagactGAGTATTTCAGGCTTGGTGATCTTTGGGACTGTTATGATGAGCTAAGTGCTTATGGCTTTGGATCACAGGTTGATTTAAACAATGGTGAAACGGTTATGCAGTATTATGTCCCATATCTATCAGCCATCCAAATCCAAACTACCAGACCAGCTATGATGTCCAG GAACCAGAATGAGGTGGTTGAATCTGAGAGTAGTGAGTGTTGGAGCGATAGTGAGAGCGAGAAGGTGATGTCAAGGTCAATGAGCAATGATTCGAGCAGAACATGGGATGATGTCTCTGATGATTCTGTTTATGATCCGGATGGCACACCACTACTGCAAGATAGACTTGGTTACATTGAGTTTAAGTACATTGAAAGAGATCCTCCTTACAAGCGGGTTCCCTTAACCGACAAG ATAAACGAATTGGCTGAGAAGTATCCTGGATTGATGACCTTAAGGAGTGTAGATATATCTCCTGCAAGTTGGATGGCTGTTGCATG GTATCCGATATATCACATCCCAACCTGCAAGAACGAGAAAGATTTAAAGACAGGCTTCTTAACTTACCatactttatcttcttcttttcaag ATAATGTGGTGGTGGGAGATCAAGAAGAGATAGAGTGTTGTGAAGAATCTGTCATGAACAAGAGAATCCCATTGCCTCCATTTGGTTTAGCTACTTACAAAATGCAAGGAGACCTCTGGGGAAAGACAGGGTTTGATCAGGACCGGTTGGTTTATCTTCAAAGTGCTGCGGATTCATGGTTGAAACAGCTGAATGTTGATCACCATGACTTTAACTTCTTCATGAACTCCAGCTTTTAA